A genomic region of Arachis hypogaea cultivar Tifrunner chromosome 5, arahy.Tifrunner.gnm2.J5K5, whole genome shotgun sequence contains the following coding sequences:
- the LOC112801625 gene encoding beta-1,3-galactosyltransferase GALT1, which yields MVSAYLCFTTKGCCFIHNIIKMKKLYGGVLIASLFMLFMLMILRYGVMKNPISEAYPTIPVSLNVNGTNPLEWIKSMAPPAVRNPAVTSQVISADILASSLFLGSNFSKEEQQALQTRNHLKHLLDHAQGLPNAVEAIKEAAGVWNSLISSVEEQRQGYANDSSRTKEKQCPHFLNNMSSPELSNSSYELQVPCGLTQGSSITVIGIPNGLLGNFRIDLTGEPLPGEPDPPIILHYNVRLHGDKITEDPVIVQNSWTAAHDWGGEERCPSPTPEKVKKVDDLEECNKIVGKNISQHYMAGMHSHTSSQSLATEEHSKQSKYFPFKQGLPFVATLRVGSEGIQMTVDGKHITSFTFRETLEPWVVNEIRISGDIKLISVLASGLPTSEDSEHIVDLESLKASPVSAQTPLDLFIGVFSTANNFKRRMAVRRTWMQYNAVRTNKTAVRFFVGLHKSQIVNEELWKEAQTYGDIQLMPFVDYYSIITWKSLAICIFGTEVVSAKFVMKTDDDAFIRVDEVLASLKRINVAHGLLYGLINSESRPHRSTDSKWYISPEEWSEATYPPWAHGPGYVISNDIARTVHKKYRDGHLKMFKLEDVAMGIWIADMKKEGLEVRYENEGRVYNEGCKEGYVVAHYQGPRELLCLWQKLQEGKGAKCCGDR from the exons ATGGTTTCTGCCTATTTGTGCTTCACTACTAAG GGCTGTTGCTTCATTCATAACATcatcaaaatgaagaaattgtATGGAGGAGTCTTAATTGCTTCATTGTTTATGCTGTTTATGCTTATGATCCTGCGATATGGGGTCATGAAAAATCCTATCAGTGAAGCTTATCCAACAATACCTGTCTCCCTTAATGTTAATGGTACTAATCCTCTAGAATGGATAAAATCTATGGCTCCTCCTGCCGTTCGCAATCCAGCTGTTACATCTCAAGTTATTTCTGCTGATATTTTAGCATCTAGCCTCTTTTTGGGGAGCAACTTTTCGAAAGAAGAGCAACAAGCTCTGCAGACACGGAACCACTTGAAACACTTACTTGATCATGCTCAGGGTTTACCTAATGCAGTAGAAGCTATCAAGGAAGCTGCGGGTGTATGGAATAGTCTTATTTCTTCAGTTGAAGAGCAAAGACAAGGTTATGCAAATGATAGTTCTAGAACAAAAGAGAAACAGTGTCCCCATTTTCTTAACAATATGAGTTCCCCTGAACTCAGTAACAGTAGTTACGAACTGCAAGTACCCTGTGGACTGACACAGGGTTCTTCCATTACTGTAATTGGCATTCCAAATGGTCTTCTTGGCAATTTTCGGATTGACTTGACTGGAGAACCACTTCCTGGGGAGCCTGACCCCCCTATAATTTTGCACTATAATGTTAGGCTTCATGGTGACAAAATCACTGAAGATCCTGTAATTGTCCAAAACTCCTGGACAGCAGCTCATGATTGGGGAGGAGAGGAGCGTTGCCCATCACCCACTCCTGAAAAGGTTAAGAAAG TTGATGACTTGGAAGAGTGCAATAAGATTGTAGGGAAGAACATAAGCCAACATTACATGGCTGGcatgcattcccacacttcaaGTCAATCTTTAGCAACAGAAGAGCACTCAAAACAGAGTAAATACTTTCCTTTTAAGCAAGGTTTACCTTTCGTTGCAACTCTTCGAGTGGGATCAGAGGGAATTCAGATGACAGTTGATGGAAAGCACATAACCTCATTCACTTTCCGTGAA ACTCTGGAGCCATGGGTTGTCAATGAGATACGAATTTCAGGGGACATCAAGTTAATTTCTGTTCTTGCCAGTGGTCTGCCCACATCAGAGGATTCAGAGCATATTGTCGATCTAGAATCACTAAAAGCAAGTCCTGTATCAGCACAGACCCCATTAGATCTCTTCATTGGTGTCTTCTCTACTGCGAACAATTTCAAGCGTCGGATGGCTGTTAGAAGAACCTGGATGCAATACAATGCAGTTCGAACAAACAAAACAGCCGTGCGCTTCTTTGTTGGTTTG CACAAAAGCCAAATAGTAAATGAAGAACTATGGAAAGAAGCACAAACCTATGGAGACATACAGCTGATGCCATTTGTTGACTACTACAGTATTATAACCTGGAAGTCTTTAGCTATTTGCATTTTTGGG ACGGAGGTTGTTTCAGCAAAGTTTGTCATGAAGACAGACGACGATGCATTTATTCGAGTAGATGAAGTGCTGGCATCTTTGAAAAGGATCAATGTGGCTCATGGTTTACTATATGGACTTATTAATTCAGAATCTCGACCACACCGAAGTACTGATAGCAAATGGTACATCAGCCCAGAG GAATGGAGTGAAGCAACTTATCCTCCTTGGGCACACGGTCCTGGCTACGTTATCTCAAATGATATAGCAAGGACAGTGCACAAGAAATACAGAGATGGTCATTTAAAG ATGTTTAAACTAGAAGACGTTGCAATGGGAATATGGATTGCAGACATGAAGAAAGAAGGTCTAGAAGTTCGGTATGAGAATGAAGGCAGAGTCTATAATGAAGGTTGCAAGGAGGGTTATGTGGTAGCTCATTACCAAGGTCCTAGGGAGCTGCTATGTTTGTGGCAGAAACTTCAGGAAGGAAAAGGTGCCAAATGTTGTGGTGATAGATGA
- the LOC112803571 gene encoding uncharacterized protein: MKFGATSEKGKRKKKAGYGRTKGKGKVVTPLVCLLTLLPREIWERIAARVTLASIYDLFNMQATCKVFLDAAHSSAVYKVTSMAEIPVVFSYDMEDRPEDVFLFKSARVGNPAAIFRIGMTEFFWMGREVGGCDTLLEAADAGDVQGRYMCAMLLLMPGVGDEADAGKGVEMYADVLAAGKIELCRELFGQLFANPLIGVHPSDPGKPIVCRSSVCPRRGTMGAANDSSSVSCVQCLAEFEVLHFLSLFTFR, translated from the coding sequence aTGAAATTTGGTGCAACTTCCGAGAAAggcaaaaggaaaaagaaggCCGGATATGGGAGAacgaaagggaaagggaaagtgGTGACCCCACTCGTCTGTCTGCTGACTCTTCTGCCTCGCGAAATATGGGAGAGAATTGCAGCAAGGGTTACGTTGGCCTCGATCTATGATCTGTTTAACATGCAGGCGACCTGCAAGGTGTTTCTGGACGCAGCCCATTCATCTGCGGTGTACAAGGTGACCTCCATGGCGGAGATACCCGTCGTGTTCAGTTATGACATGGAGGACCGTCCTGAGGATGTGTTCCTTTTTAAAAGCGCGCGCGTAGGAAATCCGGCCGCTATATTCCGTATAGGGATGACGGAATTCTTCTGGATGGGCCGAGAAGTTGGTGGGTGCGACACCCTGCTTGAGGCCGCCGATGCGGGTGACGTCCAAGGCCGCTACATGTGTGCGATGCTGCTACTAATGCCAGGTGTTGGGGACGAGGCGGACGCTGGCAAGGGGGTTGAAATGTATGCGGACGTACTGGCTGCTGGAAAAATTGAATTGTGCAGAGAACTCTTCGGGCAGTTGTTCGCAAATCCGCTGATTGGGGTCCACCCGTCGGATCCAGGGAAGCCCATAGTCTGCCGGTCAAGCGTCTGCCCGAGGCGCGGGACCATGGGTGCCGCCAACGATTCGTCGAGTGTGTCATGCGTCCAATGCCTTGCCGAGTTTGAGGTGTTACATTTCCTTAGTCTGTTTACTtttagatga